The DNA region GCGCGACGGCGTGCGCGGCTCGCTGCGGGACTCGGCGACGGCCTCGGTGGCCGGCATCCGCGAGGTCCGCCAGGCCGCGGCGCGCGCGGCGACCTGCACCGCGAGGGCCATCAGCACGAGGGTCGCCAGAGCCGGCAACGGGCTGGTGGTCAGCGGCAGTTCGTGCGGGATGACGCCGCGGTCGACGAGGAGCCGGCGGAACCGGCCGGCGAGCAGGTAGCCCAGGGCCGCGCCCGGTGCGAACGCGACGGCCGCGACGACGGTGGACTGGGTCGCGGCCAGCCGCCGGATCTGCCGCGGCGTCGCGCCGACCGCCCGCATCAGCGCGAGGTCCCGCCGCTGCCCGGCCAGCGACACGGCGAGCGCGCCCGCGACGACGAAGCCGGTGATCAGCAGCACGACGCCGGCGAGCGATCCGGCCAGCAGCACGAGCAGCGACCGCGCCGCCCCGGCGCCGGGCGACGCCAGGTCCCCCCGCGCGGCCCCGCTCACGACGACCATCCCCCGTCCCCGTACGTCCGCGCGCGCCTCGGCCACGACGCGCTCCCGCGCTCCGGGAGCCACCCGCAGCCCGACGAGATCCACGACGCGCGTCGGCCGCGCCTGGGCGTCGGCGGGCGACGGGCTCGCCACGGCGGTTGCCGGTGCCGCCGAGGCCGCTCTCTGCGCAGAAGCCCGCTCTGGCCGCGCGGCGGCCGGGTCGGAGGTGGGGGCGGCGGTCCGCGGGGCCGATGGGGTGCGCGCTTCGGCGGCGAGGCGGGTGGCTGTGGGGTCGGTGAAGAAGAGGGCGGGGGTGGGGGTGTGGAGGACGGCGGTGACGCGGTAGGCGGCGGCGGGGCGGCCGGCGGCCAGGATGCGGGCGCGGTCGCCGACGTGGAGGTGGGCGGCGGTCGCGGTGGCGGCGTCGACGGCGACGTCGAGGGGGGCGGTGGGGGCGCGGCCCTCGATGCGCGGGGGCGCCGCTGCCAGCAGGCGGGTCGCGGACCAGCCGTGCCCGGTCTGCCGGGGATCGCCCGCCGGGACGGTGACGCGGCCGTGCGCGTCGAGGATCGCGGCCGGGAACGCGACGTCGCCGACCGCCGCGGTGACGCCGGGCAGCCGGCCGAGCGCGGCGACGAGGTCAGCGGGGACGCCGCGCCGCTCCGGCAGCGCGATCGGCAGGTCGCCCGCCGGGTGGAACTCCTGGTCCGCGGCGACCACGACGTCCGCCCCGGCCAGCCGCCCCGCCGGCAGGTGCGAGCGCAGCCCGGACTCGGCCAGCACCCCGGTGCCGGTGACCAGCGCGGCGCCGCCGAGCACCGCGCAGCCCAGCGCGGCCATCGCGCTGAGCCGGTGCCCGGCCATCTGCGCGGCGATCCGGAACACGGTTCACACACCTCCCAACGCGAGGAGCCTGCGCGCGAGTTCAGGCCCGGTCGGCGTGTCGACCGCGTCCACCACACGGCCGTCGGCCATCACCAGCGCCCGGTGCGCGCGGGCGGCGGCGGCCGGGTCGTGGGTGACCATCACCACGGTCTGCGCCAGGTCGTCGACCAGTTCGCGCAGCAGGCCCAACACCGCGTGGGCGCTGCGCAGATCCAGCGCACCGGTCGGCTCGTCGGCGAACACCACCGCGGGCCTGGCGGCCAACGCCCGTACGATCGCCGCTCGTTGCTGCTGGCCGCCGGACAGTTCCGCGGGCCGGTGGTCGAGCCGGTCGGCCAGCCCGACCCGCGCCACGAGCGCGCGCAGCCACTCCCGGTCCGGCGCGCGGCCGGCCAGCCGCAGCGGCAGCGTGATGTTGTCCTCGACGCTGAGCGAGGGGATCAGGTTGTACGCCTGGAACACGAACCCGACGCGCTCGCGCCGCAGTTCGGTGCGGCGCGCCTCGCTCAGGCCGCCGATCTCGCGGCCCTCGATCCGTACGCTGCCGGAGGTCGGCGCGTCCAGGCCCGCGGCGCAGTGCATCAGCGTGCTCTTGCCGGAGCCGGACGGGCCCATCACGGCGAGGAACGTGCCGCGTTCGACGGTCAGCGAGACGTCGTCCAGGGCGCGGACGCCCGGGCTGTACTCCTTGCTGACGTGGGTCAGGGCGATCGCGTCGGCGGGCGGGGGCGCGGTCGGGTACGGGTGCGGCGTCGCGTACGAGCGCGGGTGCGGCTTCACCGACGGGTCCGCTGGCTGGTCCACCGAAGGGCCCACTGACGGGTTCACCGACGGCCCCGCAGCTTCCGTACGACGAGCACGCCGCCACCGAGCGCGGTGACCGCGCCGCACACCAGGTGCACCCACGTGGCCGCGCCGGTGTAGGAGGCCGCGGTGTTCGCCACGGCGCTGAGCACGACGAGCACCCACAGCGCCGACCGCGCGACCTCCCCCCGGCCGGCCCCGCGGTCCGGCGCGGCGCCGGCGGTCCCGGACGAGGTCCCGGAGCCGGACCCGGACGCGGGTGCGGCGGGTCCGGACAGGCGGTACGGGTCGGCCGTATCCAAGTCGGTGGTGAGCCGCGGGTCGGTCACGCGGTAGGGGTCGGTCTTGGCCATGGCGTCCTCCGTCGTCGGGCCGCGGTGTCGTGGTCGACGCTAGGGACCGGCGCGGCGGCGGCCGATCCGGCAGACCGCCCGGTTCGCGGTACAGCAGGCTGTACCGTCCCCGCCCGCACGCCCGTGACCTGCGGTTTCTCCGGGCCGGCGAGAGGCTCGGCGGCGGGCGGGCGCGGCGCGGGGAGGACGGCGCGGCGCCCGCGTCGTAGGGTCGTCCGCACACGGTGACGGCGAGCGCGAAGGGAGGCCGTGGCCATGGCGAACGCCCACCGGCGTCCCTCCCCCGGACCGGACGCACCCGCGTCCCCCAGGGCGTCGTCGTCTCCCACGCCCACGCCCACGTCCACGTCCCCCACGCCCGCGTCCGCCACGCCCGCGTCCGCCACGCCCGCGTCTCCCGCCTCGGCGCGCACCGGTTCCACGCGCACCGGTTCCACGCACACCGGCTCCCCGCGCACCGGCTCCCCGCGCACCGGCGCGCCCGGTGGCGCTTCCCCCGGCGGGACGGGCGGGGAACCCGCGCCTCCCGGGTTCAAGGAGAGCGCCGGGCGGGCGGCGCGCGCGGCCGGGCGGGCGCTGCGGGAGCTGGCCTCCGGGGTCGGGGGCGGCCTGCTCGCGCTGCTGCTGGCCGTGTGGGCCGCGGTCACGGCCGTGACGAGCGTGGCGGGCGTCGGGCTGCTCATGGCGCCGGGCGTGGTGCGCGCGCTGCACGCGCTGGCCGCGCGGGAACGCCGACGGCTGGGCCGCTGGGGCCCCGAAGTCGTCGCGCCGGCGCCGCCGCCGACGCGGCTGCGGCCCGCCCTGGCCGACCCCGTCACGCGGCGCGAACTGCGCTGGCTGCTCCGGCACGCCACGCTCGGCCTGCTGCTCGGGCTGCTCGGGGTGCTGCTGCCGGTGCTGGCGGTGCGGGACACCGCGTTCCCGCTCTACTGGAAGCTCGCGCCCAAGGACGCGTCGGCGACGTCGATCGGCGTCGGCACCGCGCACACCTGGCCGGACGCGCTGGCCGCGTCGCTGCTGGGGATCGGCTGGATCGTCATCATCCTCGGCCTCACCCCCGGCATGGCGCGGCTCCAGGCCGAGCCGGG from Actinacidiphila sp. DG2A-62 includes:
- a CDS encoding ABC transporter ATP-binding protein; this encodes MKPHPRSYATPHPYPTAPPPADAIALTHVSKEYSPGVRALDDVSLTVERGTFLAVMGPSGSGKSTLMHCAAGLDAPTSGSVRIEGREIGGLSEARRTELRRERVGFVFQAYNLIPSLSVEDNITLPLRLAGRAPDREWLRALVARVGLADRLDHRPAELSGGQQQRAAIVRALAARPAVVFADEPTGALDLRSAHAVLGLLRELVDDLAQTVVMVTHDPAAAARAHRALVMADGRVVDAVDTPTGPELARRLLALGGV